CTTTTACCTATTCCATCTTTCATATTATACCTTGCAGGGACTGATAAAATGCCTTTCATCAACTTTTTTTCAGTCCCTGCAACTTTCTATAAATCAAGGTCTATAGAACCTTGCGTTAACCTTTGCGTTAACCTTTGCGTTAACCTATTTGATAACATAATATATAGCTCTACCAGTGCCTTTTGGTTGGATTAAGTTTTGTTCAATTAGCTTTTTAATTTCCTTGTATGCTGCAGGACGTGATATTTTAAACATCTTTTGGATTTCGCCACTTGTTATTCGTCCATTTAAAATCATATATTCAATAACCTTAGTCTGTTTTTCTGTAAGAGCCAACTGTCCTTTTGAATCTTTTTTATGTTTTTCCAGAGAAAGCTGCAATACCTTCTCCTTTACTTTTGTGAGGGAGAGAAGAACGCCATCTGTAAAGTATTCGATCCATCCTGTGAGATCAAGTGTTTTCTGATCAATGGAATTTAAAACGCGGTAATATGCCAGTCTGTCGCTGTCGTAATAATCATCTAATGCAAAGAATTTCTTAATGTCAAATTCCTTGAGATAAAGGATAAGGGTCGCTAACGCCCTCGCAGTCCTGCCATTACCGTCTACAAAAGGATGGATCCTTACAAATTCGTAATGTGATATTCCAGCAATAAGAACAGGATTAAGTTGAGATGAGTCGTTTGATTTCATAAAGGAAGGGGGACGAATATTCAAGATCATCCATACCAATGAGCAATATCTCAAGCGGTCTTTTTATTTCTCCAAGAAGGGAATATCTTACTCTGGCTATTTTATCTAAGTCATTTTCCGGATATTCTCTTACTATTACAGCAATGTCATAATCGCTTTTTTCGTTCTCTTTTCCTTTTGCGATGCTGCCAAATAGGTATATAGCTTTGATGCTGCTGATTTCATTTAATGTTGTGTTGACTATTTGTTCAAGGTCTGTTTTTTCATCAGAGTCTGTCATTATTCCTCATACTGTGGGG
This region of Candidatus Methanoperedens sp. genomic DNA includes:
- a CDS encoding Fic family protein — its product is MILNIRPPSFMKSNDSSQLNPVLIAGISHYEFVRIHPFVDGNGRTARALATLILYLKEFDIKKFFALDDYYDSDRLAYYRVLNSIDQKTLDLTGWIEYFTDGVLLSLTKVKEKVLQLSLEKHKKDSKGQLALTEKQTKVIEYMILNGRITSGEIQKMFKISRPAAYKEIKKLIEQNLIQPKGTGRAIYYVIK
- a CDS encoding nucleotidyltransferase domain-containing protein → MTDSDEKTDLEQIVNTTLNEISSIKAIYLFGSIAKGKENEKSDYDIAVIVREYPENDLDKIARVRYSLLGEIKRPLEILLIGMDDLEYSSPFLYEIKRLIST